The genomic region GCAATCTActtaataaatgagaaaaagtAAGATTCATTTTGGGTTTCTTACACTTCTTGGGCCTCAGCTGTCAGTGCCAGCAGAAAGACAACAAGTCCTGAAACGTATATCCTGGGACACACACATAGTTTTCATTTAGCAATAAGACGTAACAAGTAGATTTAGTTCCTTTACCGAGACAAGTGAATCCTCACAAAAGAATTATACTTGAATTATTGCATGTACTTACATCTTGACTGAGGATTGTGTTTGGTGAATCCAAAAGTGTGAATTTCCAGAGTGGTCCAACACAGCTATTTATTCCATTGGTGGATGTTTGTAGGAAAACAGACCACTCCCTGAGCCAATAACACAAATCACAGCATGGGCTGCCAAAGCCAATAAGAAgccaacaaagaaaaacagaaaaaagttttttaaaaaaaacaaacaaacattgtcaTCTATGTTgtttaataaatatttgtttacagtgtttgtagACTTAACTGCTCTGCTGAACAAGTCAGTTCAACCGTAAAACAGCAAGTAAAACGTGACACAAGTGACTCAGAACGACAGAGGTGGAATTATTTCATTAACTTTCactaatatcaaataaaagtcACCCTGCAgaataagtcatttttttctttatgctTGTGTACATATAGATGTGAGAAGAACTTTAATGAGATAAACATGCAATCCTTAAAAATTATTGAAACACATATTAACAGATATCATTTATCCTTATTATGTCCCACTTACTCATAGCtactggtttttgttttgttttttaaacacagtacAATGTTTTTATGCCATGTCTCTATGAGGATGTTCTTTCAGAGAAATGGTTTTAGACTTTCGTTCATTTCTGAAAACAGTAACTCTTAAAGTTTGTCAATGTACCTTAAATATATATGACCTGCTGCTAGAAAAGCGATTAACACAGATGATAGTTCAATGGAATCGATAGATAAATGGAAAACCTCTCATCAAGTTAGGATTGACATTTTGATCAATTTGATCATTTGACATTAAATggttttgtgactttgtgtccagagaaaagcagtgactTCACTGAACCTAAACTAACCACATTCACATCCAGAAAAGTATTATTATCCGCCGTGATTAAAGCAGTTTATATACTCCTTTATCCCCTCACTTGCGCTATATGTGAACTGctctgtttttgattttaacttcatttatcaCTAAAGTGGACGCAGTGCAAAAATAGAGTTCACATGGACAATCAAAGACAGATCAGTGTCAATATGTTTACTATTTCCTCCCCTTACCTGCAGCATTTAAACTGAGCTAATACTGGGTTAGTGTGCTGAAGCCTAAAGCCAGTGTAAACAACAATAAGTCGTataatcaatatcaatatcaaaaaCCTGCCTGGATTATTACAAACCAAGAGTGAACACACGTGGGCAGCAATTATCTGTGCCTGGGAATCAATGCTAAATGCTCAACAGAACATCagccaaatgtcctcactttcccaaaatgtcctatACTCCCTATGGTTTATTGTATGGCTCTCACAAAGTTACCCAAacttagttagttagttaatcctaaccctaacctcaacctaacattaaaacatatcttcaccttaaaatgtagtcatttacattgtggggacttgatttttgtccccacaaggaagacaagtccccataatgcgactgtgtaaacaggtttaggtcccccacaacattagtatacacacacgcacactagCCTACTTGCTTTAGTGGAGATCAAAGTAagtaaatgttgctgttgtaaaCATAATATGTGCACAagcataaagaaaaaaatgacttattcTGCAGGGTgacttttatttgatattagtGAAAGTTAATGAAATAATTCCACCTCTGTCGTTCTGAGTCACTTGTGTCACGTTTTACTTGCTGTTTTACGGTTGAACTGACTTGTTCAGCAGAGCAGTTAAGTctacaaacactgtaaacaaatatttattaaacAACATAGAtgacaatgtttgtttgttttttttaaaaaacttttttctgtttttctttgttggcTTCTTATTGGCTTTGGCAGCCCATGCTGTGATTTGTGTTATTGGCTCAGGGAGTGGTCTGTTTTCCTACAAACATCCACCAATGGAATAAATAGCTGTGTTGGACCACTCTGGAAATTCACACTTTTGGATTCACCAAACACAATCCTCAGTCAAGATGTAAGTACATGCAATAATTCAAGTATAATTCTTTTGTGAGGATTCACTTGTCTCGGTAAAGGAACTAAATCTACTTGTTACGTCTTATTGCTAAATGAAAACTATGTGTGTGTCCCAGGATATACGTTTCAGGACTTGTTGTCTTTCTGCTGGCACTGACAGCTGAGGCCCAAGAAGTGTAAGAAACCCAAAATGAATCTTactttttctcatttattaagTAGATTGCTACAGAACTTGCAAAGTTGGAGATGGTTTAAAATACAAGTGTGGCCATTAGAAAATGACTTAACCTTAAAACGTCTCATACCTTTTTATTAATCATTTCACAGAGACCCTGCTCAAAATTGGATGTATGATCTGCTTTCTACAAATGACAATTATGAGGTGAGTGTCTCTTGGCGAAAGAGAAAACTTTTTTCACCATTCAGGGGTCACAAACTTCCCAAATCATCCCACTTCAACATATTTGCTTATGTCCTGCAGGTCCGTCAGTACAATCCTGCAACTTGGGTTTCAACTAATTCATCCATGTTCGGTGATTTCGATGACTCGGTCCAAAAATTAATGGAGTATTTCAACGGTGCCAACGCTGATGGTTTGTATAATTGTTCATTctccaaaaataaagtcatttaattGCTACTTGTTCCAGTTGctcaaatctaatctaaaattCACGTTtgctttaaaaagcaaatgtttattACTTTGGTAAAAAACACTGGTACTTTGGTTTCACCAGTGGATGTTCAAGTCATAAAGACTGTgcatattatacagtatatgatttgTTAGGCTTTCTGAGTGCATTTGATGTGTTATGTGGTTTgttaaatgtcttgtgttttcCTGATTGTCTACCTTTAGGAACAACATTTGACATGGTATCTCCTCTGATTATGACAATACCTGACAACAGTTCTCTGGAAAGTGAAATCATGTGGAGTTTCTTGCTGCCGTCTTTATTTTCACAACCTCCCGCTCCTCATGATGATTCGGTAAGCTATAGCACAACAATGGCAAGAACACCTTCATGTCCTTCATTTGATCATAATTTCCTTCATGTGTGAACTGATTCTGTGGCATCGACCATGAGCTCTGTCGATAACTAATGTTGATTTACAGCTGTTCCTCACTGACACGACCTCCATGACAGTGTTAGCGCTAAGTTCCatgttcaacaacaacaacaagtttgACATTGAAAAAATGATCAGTGACGACTTCGCTCTTCAATCGATCGTTGACTCAGTTGGTGCATTTGAGACACAGGAATTCTATGCTGCATTCTTCAAGTAAGCAAACCAACTTCATTTTCTTAGTGATGATCAGAGAAATTCACTTttaccatgaaaacatgaatatttactGAGTTAatttttgtgtgcatttcttGCAGTCCTCTCACATCTTCTCAAGGGGCAAATGAGCTGTGGTTTCTTGCTCCTATGAACCCGTTTGGACTACCTTGAAAAGTATAAGCAATGAAGACTTTAACCCACCTTGTTTGATGGATTTGTGTTGTATTCAATAAAGTTTATCTCAGCACATTTCTGTTGGTGTTCTTGACTGATCCTAAAATGTGTCTAAAGCACCTGGTCTGGTACTAGATACATTCtgacaaagacaacacagtcTAGACCATCTAGTCTAGTCACCTGCTATTGCATACATGGTGTCCAAATACACATTCATGATAACATATCAtgataaatatatgtatatatatatatatatatatatatatatgttgggGTGCTGAACcaaaaaagtttttgaaaaaaaatccaaaaacagcccaTAACCTTTTTAGCCTGGTGAGCGGCTCCTGGAGGAGGTTTGTGCATCGCTGCCCCCTGCCCTCAGAGAGTTTGCTGAAAATCATGCTCTGTCTGACCAATGGGATGATGAATGTTAGTATGTATTTCCTCCCCTTCTCGTGTCTCCTACTGTGGCAGAGTTTCAGGGGCGCTGTAGCTGACATGGACTCTCCCCTGAGGGGCTGCTGGTGGCCCCTGTACAAAGCCGGGTAGGTGAGGATTGTGCATGGGGCCATAGCTACGAACAGGTATCTGGCATTTTGCTCTGGGCTAGCCATCCTGCCTGCAGATAGAGTCACTACAGCATCTGTTCACCCAATGTCCCAGGCTGACGGGGCTTTTTGGTCTACTGCAGACATGGTTTCAGGGCCTGGGAGaacagttttctctctctctttttatccATAGACTGCACTTTTTTGCTCATAAAAAGCAGATACACACATCGATGATCCGTTATGGTGATCCCTAAATGGAGAAGCTCAAAGAATTAGAAAGAGTAGCAGAAGGAAGTACTTTGCATGAACGGGTGTGTGAACTCTGATATTTAAACCCCTTGATCTTAATTAGGATGACCTTCTTTGACTGATTCATTTTCCATACATtgttaatgaaagaaaataattaaattgaaGACAAACcttacattttccattttcacaaagaacaaatattgGTTGCAagtcacatatttatatatctaaAACAATGTGTTCTGTGGATACAGTCATCTTAAGTTTAAATTCTACTATAGGTGTACTGCTGCACTTTGACTACAATTACCATTATTTACCTGTTATACAGTAGAGCAGCAGATGAGCGTGTTAGAGCATGTAAGTGGCAGTTTCCTCCCAGCATTTGGACTACCAAAGTTAAACATCCTGGACTGGGATGTTCAAGCCCTCAGGCTGGTGTATGAGTCACAATGTTGTTCACAAAATATCTCACAACATTTATAATAGGGATTTTGCTtcatttatagagcactttgtATAATATACTTCACATATCTGTAGAATAATTACAATTATCAATTATAAAAGAAAGGGATTCAAGGATTGATTTAAGTAGGTGTAAGAGCCATATAGATGTATATGTAGCCCATAGATTTTCAATTTTATGGTCACGATTCAATTCTattctcaatcttttttttctttcatttagtGCAGATGCGTCCGtcatttttagacttgtctagtttagtctaGGATCCTTGGTTTTTATGTCATGAGtactcattattttttttattccaatttTGATCGTCTATGGTGTGgagtgatataatgtccatcatttgctcaaatataaataatttattaacaatataaatgtaacaataaccatTCAATTGGAAGCTaactgtaaaaagaagagaagtcatagagtcatgtagctctgtgttgctctaATCTGTTAAGATACACTGACCACCAATAACATTATCGTTAATGGAAGGAAACACCGGCTTGGTATTTAGTACCGTGGTTGCAATACGTTAAATAAATTcttaaattgtttgttttccacgACTGGATGATGCTACAAACATGCCTACAGTGCTAGTTATCGCTTTAGCACAAGTTGAATTGTGTGGAAgtttgctccaaatgaggacgGAGGAGTTGTTTGTGTTAATGGAGTTGTTTTCGTAGTTACGTCTACATCCTTCTAAGATCCACATGGATTAGAAAAAGTCAGTCAGTTTCTCAACTAGACGAGACCCTCCGGCCTTGTAGATAACTGCTAGGTTGGCATCAGACCCTGGAGCTTTATCAGATGAGAGGAGGTTTATGGCTTTCTTGGTTTCCTCAATTTAGGGTGGAGCAGCAAGgcagtgatttatttcaatttgaGGCAATCTTGTAATTGTCTCCTCATTCATGCTGGATGGCTGATTGA from Solea senegalensis isolate Sse05_10M unplaced genomic scaffold, IFAPA_SoseM_1 scf7180000013955, whole genome shotgun sequence harbors:
- the LOC122760714 gene encoding heme-binding protein 2-like produces the protein MIYVSGLVVFLLALTAEAQEVDPAQNWMYDLLSTNDNYEVRQYNPATWVSTNSSMFGDFDDSVQKLMEYFNGANADGTTFDMVSPLIMTIPDNSSLESEIMWSFLLPSLFSQPPAPHDDSLFLTDTTSMTVLALSSMFNNNNKFDIEKMISDDFALQSIVDSVGAFETQEFYAAFFNPLTSSQGANELWFLAPMNPFGLP